Proteins from a single region of Pseudopedobacter saltans DSM 12145:
- a CDS encoding glycerate kinase type-2 family protein, with translation MTTVTEQDIRKIWDVAVEAVHPHSLMRRHISIANNDLKLAGEQIPLGTVHNLYLIGVGKASGAMAAEAAKVLGSHLTDSLVTVKHGHEVEGAGINMISASHPVPDEHSVEAVNRTLHFLEKVEEEDIVIFLLSGGASALWCDIPDGLNMEDLSQAYQQLVNSGAAIEEINTIRKHLSRVKGGQLVRYCKGRIITLIISDVPGDDLGIIGSAPTYPDTSSYREALDIIHKYKLGPKMPESILSYLEKGVRGIIPENPKPGDPAFLRVSNTIIGSNKIAVSAAAKAAAELGYHVYASDKLVTGETQQEAKQLIGSLLQCRFKKPCCVIQGGETVIQVRGDGKGGRNQHFALAALKELVLLRNNIDAEDVILLSCGTDGTDGPTDAAGAVISMATLDLVTEKDISIDEYLDNHDAYHFFEKTGGLIQTGPTQTNVMDIQLMIVT, from the coding sequence TTGACAACAGTAACCGAACAAGACATCAGGAAAATATGGGATGTGGCAGTGGAAGCTGTACATCCCCATAGCCTAATGCGCAGGCATATTTCCATAGCAAACAACGATCTTAAACTAGCCGGAGAGCAGATACCGTTAGGTACTGTTCATAATTTATATCTTATAGGGGTAGGCAAAGCTTCTGGAGCTATGGCCGCAGAGGCAGCTAAAGTTTTGGGGAGCCATTTAACAGACAGCCTGGTAACCGTAAAACACGGACATGAAGTTGAAGGAGCAGGGATCAATATGATATCAGCATCTCATCCGGTTCCTGATGAACATTCCGTAGAAGCTGTTAATCGGACACTTCATTTTCTGGAAAAAGTTGAAGAGGAGGATATTGTGATTTTCCTGTTAAGCGGAGGCGCATCGGCACTTTGGTGTGATATACCGGATGGCTTGAACATGGAAGACCTGAGCCAGGCCTATCAGCAGCTTGTAAATTCAGGAGCGGCCATAGAGGAAATAAATACCATACGTAAACATCTCTCCAGGGTGAAAGGAGGGCAGCTCGTACGGTACTGCAAAGGAAGAATAATTACTTTGATCATCAGTGATGTACCGGGGGACGATCTGGGCATCATAGGCAGTGCGCCTACCTATCCGGATACTTCCAGCTATCGGGAAGCGCTGGATATTATTCATAAATATAAGCTTGGTCCAAAAATGCCGGAAAGCATACTGTCCTACCTTGAAAAAGGAGTGAGGGGGATCATACCTGAAAATCCGAAACCCGGAGATCCTGCTTTCCTAAGAGTAAGCAATACCATCATAGGTTCAAATAAGATCGCCGTATCGGCAGCGGCAAAGGCAGCGGCAGAACTGGGCTATCATGTTTATGCTTCCGATAAATTGGTTACGGGAGAAACACAGCAGGAAGCGAAGCAATTAATAGGTTCTTTGCTGCAGTGCAGGTTTAAAAAGCCTTGCTGTGTTATACAGGGCGGGGAAACGGTAATACAAGTGAGAGGAGATGGAAAAGGTGGAAGGAACCAGCATTTTGCTTTGGCTGCATTAAAGGAATTGGTCCTGTTGAGAAATAACATAGATGCAGAGGATGTGATATTATTAAGCTGTGGAACCGATGGGACAGACGGGCCAACGGATGCAGCCGGAGCAGTTATCAGTATGGCAACATTGGACCTGGTTACCGAAAAAGACATTTCAATAGATGAATATCTGGACAATCATGATGCTTACCATTTTTTTGAAAAGACGGGAGGATTGATCCAAACGGGCCCCACGCAAACCAATGTAATGGATATACAGCTTATGATTGTTACCTAA
- a CDS encoding GntP family permease yields the protein MNISIIILVLAVSFVIWSTAYKKLNPFFALSIAALGVGLLSGIPFEDVAKQMKTGFGHTMEKVGVLIILGTTLGMLLEKTGATVSMAKYILKKVSEKNAPLGIAITGYIIGFPIFCDSGFIVLNGLNHSIVKRTHWKMAIMATSLGTSLYAVHCLVPPHPGITVAIETAGGDFGPIILIGALLAIPAASVGLLYALWKGKRVADDYTPPEENEVVEAERKLPSVGLSFLPVILPILLIGSGAFVKLFSEITENASLFSRLLLFLGDPIIALGVGIVVSLFLLKKEDKPHLSHWITDGVEKAGGILAIIGAGGMFGEILQRSGVGSDLGSLLTGASLGIFFPFLITAFLKTAQGSSTVAIITAASLITPLLKDLGLDTSLELSLAILSLGAGSMCVSHTNDAYFWVISRFSNLSTAATLKVYSVATLLMGVVTQLLIWGVLIVFG from the coding sequence ATGAATATTTCTATCATTATCCTGGTACTGGCTGTAAGCTTTGTTATATGGAGTACCGCCTATAAAAAACTAAACCCATTTTTTGCTTTATCAATAGCAGCTCTGGGAGTTGGCTTACTAAGTGGAATACCTTTTGAAGATGTGGCCAAACAGATGAAAACAGGCTTTGGGCATACCATGGAAAAGGTAGGTGTGCTGATTATACTGGGAACTACATTGGGCATGCTGTTGGAGAAAACGGGGGCAACGGTAAGTATGGCCAAGTACATCCTGAAAAAGGTATCTGAAAAAAATGCACCCCTGGGGATTGCAATAACAGGGTACATTATAGGCTTTCCGATATTTTGTGACAGTGGCTTTATCGTATTGAACGGGCTTAACCATTCCATAGTGAAGAGAACACACTGGAAAATGGCCATTATGGCGACATCACTGGGGACATCCCTGTATGCGGTGCATTGTTTGGTGCCACCCCATCCGGGAATTACCGTGGCCATTGAAACAGCAGGCGGAGACTTTGGTCCAATTATTTTAATAGGCGCATTGCTGGCCATTCCGGCAGCGAGCGTAGGATTATTATATGCACTGTGGAAAGGTAAGAGAGTGGCAGATGATTATACTCCACCGGAAGAAAATGAAGTTGTAGAGGCCGAGCGGAAATTACCTTCGGTGGGCTTGTCCTTCCTGCCCGTGATATTGCCGATATTATTGATAGGTTCTGGAGCTTTTGTCAAACTATTTTCAGAAATCACCGAAAATGCCAGTTTATTTAGTCGCCTTCTCCTGTTTTTAGGAGACCCCATTATAGCTTTGGGAGTGGGTATAGTTGTTTCTTTGTTTTTGCTGAAAAAGGAGGATAAACCGCACCTGTCGCATTGGATAACAGATGGTGTGGAGAAGGCGGGTGGAATTTTAGCGATTATAGGGGCAGGAGGAATGTTTGGAGAGATACTCCAGCGTTCGGGTGTAGGAAGTGATCTTGGAAGCCTTTTAACAGGAGCATCATTGGGAATCTTTTTTCCATTCCTGATAACGGCATTTCTGAAAACGGCACAGGGATCCTCCACCGTAGCTATAATAACAGCTGCATCTCTAATTACACCATTGTTAAAAGACCTGGGTTTAGATACCTCTCTGGAACTGTCCCTAGCTATTTTGAGTCTTGGAGCAGGAAGCATGTGCGTTAGCCATACCAATGATGCCTATTTTTGGGTGATTAGCCGGTTTTCTAATTTGAGTACAGCGGCTACATTGAAAGTATATTCTGTAGCAACATTATTAATGGGGGTAGTTACGCAGCTGTTGATTTGGGGGGTGTTGATTGTTTTTGGATAG
- a CDS encoding type 1 glutamine amidotransferase domain-containing protein, whose product MLKILIIVTNTGKYASGKLETGLWLSELTHIYHAAKEEGYEITIASPNGGNVHVDPESLKRFTLDKISKEYWNDPFFRGLLKHSRNLERVSTQEFDLVYLAGGHGTMYDFPGDSVMQNLIQNQYESGKIVAAICHGVGGLLNVRLSGGEYLIKNKVLTGFNWFEESLAGRKKEVPFNLEAALKNRGAKYKKAMIPMTSKVVVDGNLITGQNPFSSKKMAKVVMSELSKRQHK is encoded by the coding sequence ATGTTGAAGATTTTAATTATAGTAACCAATACAGGTAAATATGCGAGCGGTAAATTAGAAACAGGTTTGTGGCTGAGTGAATTAACGCATATTTACCATGCAGCGAAAGAGGAAGGTTATGAAATAACCATTGCCAGCCCTAATGGAGGAAATGTACATGTTGATCCCGAGAGTTTGAAACGGTTTACACTGGATAAAATTTCTAAGGAATATTGGAACGATCCCTTCTTTCGTGGGCTGCTGAAGCATAGCAGAAATTTGGAGAGAGTTTCAACACAAGAGTTTGATTTGGTATATCTGGCAGGGGGGCATGGTACCATGTATGATTTTCCTGGTGACAGTGTGATGCAAAACCTTATTCAGAATCAATATGAAAGCGGAAAAATAGTCGCTGCTATTTGCCATGGTGTGGGTGGATTGCTGAACGTTAGATTGTCTGGCGGTGAATATTTGATAAAAAACAAGGTGCTTACCGGATTTAATTGGTTCGAAGAGAGCTTGGCAGGAAGAAAAAAAGAAGTACCTTTTAATCTGGAAGCTGCATTAAAGAACAGAGGAGCTAAATATAAAAAAGCCATGATTCCGATGACCTCAAAAGTAGTAGTTGACGGCAATCTGATTACTGGACAGAATCCCTTCAGTTCGAAAAAAATGGCAAAGGTGGTAATGTCTGAATTGAGTAAAAGGCAGCATAAATAA
- a CDS encoding NAD-dependent epimerase/dehydratase family protein, which produces MQTILGASGQIGEELAKELKRGFTSDIRIVSRNAKKVNDTDIVLSADLSNREKAIEAVEGSEIAYFTLGLPMSSGLWEKQFLLITRNVIDACKINGAKLVFFDNTYMYPQDDRVLKEDTIFAPVGRKGKVRREMAELVLNEMKSGKLEAAICRAPEFYGPDKTQSITNALIFNNIKAGKKLKVPLRDDTKRSLIWTPDASRATALIGNTPDAFGQTWHLPVDTSHLTYREFIALVSEIYGKKFKYTIISKFAFRIGALFNERLKELQELLPRYEHDNVFDDSKFRRRFPDFKVTTYREGIGEIRNE; this is translated from the coding sequence ATGCAAACGATATTAGGGGCCAGCGGACAAATTGGGGAAGAACTGGCAAAGGAGTTGAAAAGGGGATTTACTTCGGATATCCGGATTGTAAGTAGAAATGCAAAAAAAGTAAATGATACAGATATTGTTTTGTCAGCAGATTTATCCAATCGCGAAAAAGCGATTGAGGCTGTGGAAGGCAGCGAGATAGCATACTTCACATTGGGCCTTCCGATGAGTTCAGGCCTATGGGAAAAGCAGTTTCTGTTGATTACCCGAAATGTGATTGACGCCTGTAAAATTAACGGCGCTAAGCTGGTGTTTTTCGACAATACCTATATGTATCCGCAAGATGATCGGGTTCTTAAAGAAGACACAATCTTTGCTCCTGTAGGTAGAAAAGGGAAAGTGAGAAGAGAAATGGCGGAGTTGGTTTTAAATGAAATGAAATCGGGTAAACTTGAAGCTGCTATTTGTCGTGCTCCCGAGTTTTACGGACCTGATAAAACCCAGAGTATAACCAATGCTTTAATTTTTAATAATATTAAAGCAGGTAAAAAATTAAAAGTACCGTTAAGAGACGATACAAAAAGAAGCCTGATCTGGACACCGGACGCAAGCCGTGCTACAGCGCTGATTGGAAATACTCCGGATGCTTTTGGGCAAACGTGGCATCTCCCGGTTGATACAAGTCATTTAACGTACCGAGAATTTATTGCATTAGTTTCTGAAATCTATGGGAAGAAGTTTAAATATACCATCATCTCAAAATTTGCTTTTCGGATTGGTGCTCTTTTTAATGAAAGACTAAAGGAGTTGCAGGAATTGCTTCCCAGATATGAACACGATAATGTGTTTGACGATTCGAAATTCAGAAGGCGTTTTCCTGATTTTAAGGTTACGACTTATAGAGAGGGAATTGGAGAAATTCGGAATGAATAA
- a CDS encoding DUF4861 domain-containing protein has protein sequence MNFRKSILLLSLSFLGITTLKAQNVSLKLSNDLNEERQDELIVLKRDFLEKKFKKKLEGKIAVKNKNQPVFVQFDDLNGDGIWDEAAFLLNFGELERKELQLSVETTNSARIKPVYRAYVRQKRRLPDNTFGANLNRDSVPANQPNTDFKLQKLPSMLTEGPAWENDKVGFRLYMDIRNQKDIWGKRTAKMVLDEIGANPGNSYHKLSDWGMDILIVGKSLSAGGIAVNVPLQGRDTLVRLGGANMGRIVYEKVADGPIRAIFRMHYPEWNILGDGKLASATEEISIWGGQYFFESKVTLNGAPRKTQLVTGIVNLSAKQSHEIFNKQVAAVYSYDMQSENKDKLGMGVSMLKKYWTKFGNIGDEGVDIKNSYTAYEKLDKNNSAKFRFYVGWELTDNKFKSQEGFARYMKDQLAKQASPIKVK, from the coding sequence ATGAATTTTAGAAAAAGTATTTTACTTCTATCCCTTTCGTTTTTAGGAATAACTACGTTGAAGGCACAAAATGTATCTTTAAAGCTTTCAAATGATCTTAACGAAGAAAGACAAGACGAGCTTATTGTTTTAAAGAGAGATTTTTTAGAGAAAAAATTCAAAAAGAAACTTGAAGGAAAGATTGCCGTTAAGAATAAAAATCAACCTGTATTTGTTCAGTTTGATGATTTGAACGGAGATGGCATTTGGGACGAAGCAGCTTTTTTATTGAATTTTGGTGAATTGGAGCGCAAAGAACTCCAATTATCTGTAGAGACTACTAACAGCGCCAGAATCAAGCCCGTTTACAGAGCCTATGTAAGACAGAAAAGAAGACTTCCTGATAATACGTTTGGTGCAAATCTGAATAGGGATTCTGTGCCGGCAAATCAACCAAATACAGACTTTAAACTACAAAAGCTTCCTTCTATGTTAACAGAAGGGCCTGCCTGGGAAAATGATAAAGTAGGTTTCAGGCTATATATGGACATCAGAAACCAGAAGGATATTTGGGGAAAACGTACAGCGAAAATGGTGTTGGATGAAATCGGAGCTAATCCAGGCAATAGCTACCATAAATTGAGCGACTGGGGAATGGATATCCTAATTGTGGGTAAATCGCTATCGGCAGGTGGTATTGCTGTTAATGTACCACTGCAGGGAAGAGATACCTTGGTACGACTGGGTGGAGCAAATATGGGAAGAATTGTCTATGAAAAAGTAGCAGACGGCCCGATAAGAGCGATTTTTAGAATGCATTATCCTGAATGGAATATTTTAGGAGATGGAAAGCTGGCTTCAGCAACAGAAGAAATAAGTATTTGGGGTGGGCAATATTTCTTTGAGAGTAAAGTAACCTTGAATGGAGCTCCAAGGAAAACTCAATTGGTTACAGGAATAGTTAATCTTTCTGCTAAACAATCGCATGAAATATTTAATAAACAAGTTGCTGCGGTTTATAGTTATGATATGCAAAGCGAGAATAAGGACAAATTAGGAATGGGGGTTTCTATGTTGAAAAAATACTGGACCAAATTTGGAAATATTGGAGATGAAGGAGTAGATATAAAAAACAGCTATACCGCCTACGAAAAGTTAGATAAAAATAACTCGGCGAAATTTAGGTTTTATGTAGGGTGGGAGCTGACTGATAATAAATTTAAAAGTCAGGAAGGTTTTGCAAGATATATGAAGGATCAGCTTGCTAAGCAGGCAAGCCCGATAAAAGTGAAATAA
- a CDS encoding DUF983 domain-containing protein — MATDTNIGTTTYTLLTEKQAALQAKCPRCRRGDLFKNKMYSFKQTMNDRCPHCNLKFEREPGYFYVSMFVSYALNVAEMVAVCVAIYVLTRSENPMIYIGIFLLATFILSPFNFRYSRVILLYWLTPGLRFNLEKSKDLPLETQE, encoded by the coding sequence ATGGCTACAGACACAAATATTGGAACTACAACATACACCTTATTAACAGAAAAACAAGCAGCATTACAAGCCAAATGCCCAAGATGCAGAAGAGGCGATTTATTTAAAAATAAGATGTACAGCTTTAAACAAACCATGAACGACAGGTGTCCGCACTGTAATCTGAAATTCGAAAGAGAACCCGGATACTTTTATGTTTCTATGTTCGTTAGCTATGCACTTAATGTAGCCGAAATGGTTGCTGTGTGCGTAGCTATTTACGTGTTAACACGGTCAGAAAATCCAATGATTTATATTGGTATATTCCTTTTAGCTACGTTTATATTATCACCATTCAACTTCAGATACTCCAGAGTAATCTTATTATACTGGTTAACTCCAGGATTAAGATTTAATCTCGAAAAATCTAAAGATTTACCTTTGGAAACTCAAGAATAA
- a CDS encoding helix-turn-helix domain-containing protein, with product MNNGIPIYDICTITDVKDDEIIISRFSEYSANYKHLHSPHRHAFYHVVFFTEGKGQHTIDFETFVVKSNQIYFMVPGQVHSWDFEGIAEGYIINFSPSFYQSFLLRPDFLDQFYFFGANAHESVIDVPKAEQQKIIDLFENILQESVSQRKMNMDMIRILLLQIFLKIDRLNENKEQFSSENNYNHTLLSNFKKLIELNYTKLKLPKEYAALLYITPNHLNAICQDVLGVSAGELIRNRIILEAKRLLINLDLPISEIAYRLNFNDNSYFTKFFKKHVDITPEEFRKKN from the coding sequence ATGAATAACGGCATTCCTATATACGACATATGTACCATTACGGATGTAAAGGATGATGAGATTATCATTAGCAGATTTAGCGAATACTCAGCTAATTATAAGCACCTGCATTCACCACACCGGCATGCATTTTACCATGTGGTGTTTTTTACTGAAGGAAAAGGCCAGCATACCATAGACTTCGAAACTTTTGTTGTAAAATCCAACCAGATTTATTTCATGGTTCCAGGTCAGGTACACAGCTGGGATTTTGAGGGCATAGCTGAGGGCTATATTATCAACTTCTCTCCTTCTTTTTATCAGTCGTTTTTGTTAAGACCTGATTTTTTAGATCAGTTTTATTTTTTCGGAGCCAATGCTCATGAGTCTGTTATTGATGTACCAAAAGCAGAACAACAGAAAATTATAGATCTCTTCGAAAATATCCTTCAGGAATCAGTATCTCAGCGGAAAATGAATATGGATATGATCAGGATTTTATTGTTACAAATATTCCTGAAAATAGACCGACTGAACGAGAACAAGGAGCAATTCTCATCAGAAAACAACTATAACCATACGCTGTTAAGCAATTTTAAAAAATTAATAGAACTAAACTACACCAAATTAAAATTGCCAAAAGAGTATGCAGCTCTGCTTTACATTACTCCAAATCATCTCAATGCGATATGTCAGGATGTGCTGGGTGTATCGGCAGGCGAACTGATTAGAAACAGAATCATTCTTGAAGCCAAAAGACTTCTGATCAATCTTGATCTTCCGATATCGGAAATCGCGTACAGGCTAAACTTCAACGACAATTCATATTTTACTAAATTTTTCAAAAAACATGTAGATATAACTCCTGAAGAATTCAGGAAAAAAAATTAA
- a CDS encoding MBL fold metallo-hydrolase translates to MFLEVASLNSGSNGNCYYIGNKEEAILIDIGLSCKELEIRLARLNLYTSKIKAVFISHEHTDHIKGIKTFSKKHKIPVYFTFATLANTNLQLENINYFDAENPIRVGSLRITAFEKHHDAAHPHSFIIEDNDLCIGVFTDLGIVCNNLVRYFKMCDAAFLESNYCEEMLRNSRYPYFLKRRISGGKGHLSNTQALELFQNHQTPKLQLLLLSHLSRENNSPELVKNLFEMVTVDTQIAVASRDFETPVYRISKTSIQEFVLEKQFSLF, encoded by the coding sequence ATGTTTTTAGAAGTAGCATCTTTGAACTCAGGAAGCAATGGCAATTGCTATTATATAGGGAATAAAGAGGAAGCTATTTTAATAGATATAGGTTTAAGCTGCAAAGAGTTGGAGATAAGGTTAGCCAGGCTTAACTTATACACCTCAAAAATCAAGGCTGTATTCATTTCTCATGAACATACAGATCATATTAAAGGTATAAAAACATTCTCCAAAAAACATAAAATCCCCGTTTATTTTACTTTTGCAACACTTGCTAACACCAATTTGCAATTGGAAAATATAAACTACTTCGATGCTGAAAATCCCATTCGTGTAGGTAGTTTAAGGATCACAGCGTTCGAAAAACATCACGATGCTGCACATCCTCATTCGTTTATTATTGAAGATAACGATTTGTGTATTGGTGTATTTACAGATTTGGGCATCGTCTGCAATAATTTGGTTAGATACTTCAAAATGTGCGATGCTGCATTTCTCGAATCTAACTACTGCGAAGAAATGCTGAGAAATAGCAGATATCCTTACTTTTTAAAAAGGAGAATCAGTGGTGGTAAAGGCCACTTGTCAAATACCCAGGCATTGGAACTTTTCCAAAATCACCAAACGCCAAAGTTGCAACTGTTGCTTTTATCCCATCTGTCCCGAGAGAACAATTCTCCCGAATTGGTTAAAAATCTTTTTGAAATGGTAACTGTTGATACGCAAATTGCTGTTGCCTCCAGAGATTTCGAAACACCTGTATATCGTATCTCTAAAACCTCAATTCAGGAGTTTGTCTTAGAAAAGCAATTTTCGTTGTTTTAA
- a CDS encoding sensor histidine kinase encodes MGLDRLRIIWNKIIGSKEDFELSSRFFHHICVFGMVALFINIPLNIYIGLPLLTFVLIIVLIGLFFCYYLSRFRDRYEIAILIFEMMSTAFAAIHFFFSSGINGAGLLYFLLFFFLNITVAPRRQYPFWLLLNLILVAGALVIEYNYPYLIENQYETKIERFYDLFIAYFITLVMLLLLVREIWKSYFIEKNGYEKRTKELAKLNEEKSKLFSIVAHDLRSPILSIKGYLESLNAISFSEEEKNLINKKLLEDTISANEMMDNLLTWVKNQLDGVEPNLLRFKLADNLKITIDLCRNSALNKNINLTVNIDEDVDIVADREMIKVVVRNLLVNAIKFTGEGGNVLLKAENKDGNCLIHITDNGIGFSNSDKKAVFSHRLKSKTGTRNEKGTALGLIICRDYTLIQKGKIAMQSKEGMGTTFTLTFPA; translated from the coding sequence ATGGGACTTGACAGGCTGAGAATTATTTGGAATAAAATCATCGGGAGTAAGGAAGATTTTGAGTTAAGCAGTAGGTTTTTTCACCATATATGTGTGTTTGGGATGGTGGCCTTATTCATAAATATTCCTTTAAATATTTATATAGGATTGCCTTTATTAACTTTCGTACTTATAATAGTTCTTATAGGCTTATTTTTCTGTTATTACCTTTCCCGGTTTAGAGACAGATATGAAATTGCAATACTTATTTTCGAAATGATGTCTACCGCCTTTGCTGCGATACATTTCTTCTTCAGCAGCGGAATTAATGGCGCCGGCTTGCTGTATTTTCTTTTATTCTTCTTTTTGAATATAACAGTAGCTCCCAGAAGACAATACCCATTCTGGCTATTACTGAATCTGATATTGGTAGCAGGTGCTTTGGTTATTGAATATAATTATCCTTACCTGATAGAAAACCAATATGAAACGAAGATTGAACGTTTTTATGATCTTTTTATAGCATACTTTATTACACTGGTAATGCTGTTGCTTCTTGTAAGGGAAATATGGAAAAGTTATTTTATAGAGAAAAATGGTTACGAAAAGCGCACCAAAGAGCTAGCTAAGCTTAATGAAGAGAAAAGTAAACTTTTTTCAATCGTAGCTCATGATTTACGTTCTCCAATTTTATCTATTAAAGGTTATCTTGAAAGTCTGAACGCTATTTCATTCTCAGAAGAGGAAAAAAATCTTATCAATAAAAAGCTTTTAGAAGATACCATTTCTGCAAATGAAATGATGGATAATTTGCTAACCTGGGTGAAGAACCAACTCGACGGCGTGGAGCCAAATTTATTAAGGTTTAAACTGGCAGACAATCTAAAAATTACCATAGATCTCTGCAGGAATTCTGCACTGAATAAGAATATCAACCTGACTGTAAATATTGACGAGGATGTTGATATAGTGGCAGATAGGGAAATGATAAAAGTTGTTGTTCGTAATTTGTTGGTTAACGCGATCAAGTTTACTGGCGAAGGAGGGAATGTACTTTTAAAAGCAGAAAATAAGGATGGAAACTGTTTGATTCATATTACCGATAATGGTATAGGCTTTTCCAATAGCGATAAGAAGGCGGTTTTTTCTCATAGATTGAAATCAAAAACGGGGACAAGGAATGAAAAAGGTACGGCACTGGGGCTTATTATTTGCAGGGACTATACGCTTATCCAAAAAGGAAAAATCGCAATGCAAAGCAAAGAGGGAATGGGTACAACATTTACACTTACTTTTCCTGCTTGA
- a CDS encoding L,D-transpeptidase family protein, translated as MNLKNSILILSVLSVLAGLESCNRRSEKSKKEIQDSIKTEALKKWDETIPGSFSDQTDIKFDSAALGKFFKSYPELAVYKDSISEFYKRRNYAYAWFDKKGIIEQAGNLADRIRNIDTEGVSSKSVPYTKDLDSLIYADQGRKTPSTETELMLTGQYFVFANKVWQGVDEKASKSVQWYVPRKKVSYSDLLDSLLTNKSSVYTVEGRPVYRQYMLLKSFLTKYRELESQREVTTIGLDAGKKSYKIGDSSDNIVKIRKRLHFLGDYKESDTLSALYDANLKEAVSNFQERHGLTNDGVIGAGTIKEMNVPLRDRVKTIIVNMERFRWVPAGLNKEYLGVNIPEYKLHVYNADSLLWSCNVVVGKELHKTVVFQGDLKYIVFSPYWNVPPSIVRNEILPAMNRNAGYLKQHNMEITGHENGLPVIRQLPGKDNSLGLVKFLFPNNFNIYLHDTPAKSLFSMEDRAFSHGCIRVSEPKKLAEFLLKDDKAWDSISIDKAMHQTKEKWVTLKNPVPVFISYFTAFVDRKGQINFRKDIYDRDSALEKMILN; from the coding sequence ATGAACTTAAAAAATTCGATACTCATCTTAAGCGTTCTTTCAGTCCTTGCCGGCTTAGAGTCTTGCAACAGAAGAAGCGAGAAATCTAAGAAGGAAATCCAGGATTCAATAAAGACAGAAGCTTTGAAGAAATGGGATGAAACTATACCTGGTTCTTTTTCTGACCAAACTGACATAAAGTTTGATAGTGCGGCCTTGGGTAAGTTCTTTAAAAGCTATCCCGAGCTGGCGGTTTATAAAGACAGTATATCCGAATTCTATAAACGAAGAAACTATGCCTATGCCTGGTTTGATAAAAAAGGTATTATCGAGCAAGCGGGAAACCTTGCCGATAGGATTAGAAATATAGATACAGAAGGGGTTTCTTCTAAATCGGTTCCTTATACAAAAGATCTGGATTCGTTGATTTATGCAGATCAGGGAAGAAAGACTCCTTCTACTGAAACAGAATTGATGCTGACTGGGCAGTACTTTGTTTTTGCTAATAAAGTTTGGCAGGGTGTTGATGAGAAAGCTAGTAAATCTGTTCAATGGTATGTGCCTCGCAAAAAGGTTTCCTATTCTGATTTGCTCGATAGTCTGTTAACCAATAAATCATCAGTTTACACGGTTGAAGGCCGTCCGGTATATCGGCAATATATGTTGCTGAAATCTTTTTTAACTAAGTATCGGGAGCTTGAAAGTCAGAGAGAAGTGACAACGATTGGATTAGATGCGGGAAAGAAATCTTATAAAATAGGTGATTCTTCAGATAATATTGTTAAGATCAGGAAGCGCCTGCACTTTTTGGGTGACTATAAAGAATCGGATACTTTATCTGCACTTTATGATGCAAATTTGAAAGAAGCGGTAAGCAATTTTCAGGAAAGACACGGACTTACGAACGATGGTGTAATTGGAGCAGGAACGATAAAGGAAATGAATGTGCCATTGAGGGATAGGGTTAAGACTATCATTGTAAATATGGAGCGTTTCAGATGGGTGCCAGCCGGATTAAATAAAGAATATTTAGGAGTAAATATTCCCGAGTACAAACTGCATGTTTATAATGCGGATAGCTTATTGTGGAGCTGCAATGTTGTAGTAGGTAAAGAACTGCATAAAACTGTGGTTTTTCAGGGGGATTTGAAATATATTGTCTTTAGTCCTTACTGGAATGTGCCGCCGAGTATTGTAAGAAATGAGATTTTACCTGCAATGAATAGGAATGCCGGTTACTTGAAACAACATAATATGGAAATTACTGGTCATGAGAACGGGCTTCCGGTGATAAGGCAGTTACCCGGGAAAGATAATTCCCTGGGATTGGTGAAATTTCTGTTCCCTAATAATTTCAATATTTATTTACACGATACGCCAGCAAAGTCTTTATTCAGTATGGAGGATAGAGCATTTAGTCACGGATGTATCCGTGTAAGTGAGCCCAAGAAATTGGCGGAATTTTTATTGAAGGATGATAAGGCTTGGGACTCTATAAGTATCGATAAGGCAATGCACCAAACTAAGGAAAAGTGGGTAACCTTAAAAAATCCGGTACCTGTTTTTATCAGTTACTTTACTGCTTTTGTCGATAGGAAAGGACAGATTAATTTTAGAAAGGATATCTACGACAGAGATAGTGCTCTCGAGAAAATGATATTGAATTAG